A window from Dehalobacter sp. DCA encodes these proteins:
- a CDS encoding nitroreductase family protein, with protein sequence MDFLNLVTNRRSVRKYTSEKVEAEKLQKILEAGRVAPSAHNSRPIKLIVVQSSSGLEKVKKAANIYSAPLVVIACGDHKEAAVKEDGKSMIDIDTSIVTDHMMLQATDLGLGTCWICAFDAAVLRTEFQMPENLEPINILAVGYAADEPITPENHDKRRKTLEKIVAYENL encoded by the coding sequence ATGGATTTTTTAAATCTTGTGACAAATCGTCGTTCCGTAAGGAAATATACAAGCGAAAAGGTTGAGGCAGAAAAACTGCAGAAAATTCTTGAGGCAGGAAGGGTGGCACCTTCGGCACACAATAGCCGCCCGATTAAGCTGATCGTTGTCCAAAGCTCGTCCGGGCTCGAAAAAGTGAAAAAGGCGGCGAATATCTACAGCGCGCCACTTGTGGTTATCGCGTGCGGCGATCACAAAGAGGCCGCTGTGAAGGAGGATGGCAAGTCGATGATTGATATCGACACGAGCATCGTGACAGATCATATGATGCTGCAGGCGACCGACTTAGGATTAGGCACCTGTTGGATATGCGCTTTTGACGCTGCTGTTTTGAGAACTGAGTTTCAGATGCCCGAGAATTTGGAGCCGATCAATATTCTGGCGGTTGGATATGCGGCCGACGAGCCAATCACTCCGGAAAATCACGATAAACGGCGAAAGACCCTTGAAAAAATCGTAGCCTATGAAAATTTGTAG
- a CDS encoding flavodoxin family protein: MQVGDKLLHGCSGCGYFNKSQGNQCVFKDDAVNETAARMREADGIILASPTYFGGIAGTTKAFLDRVFFSSRAYFRYKVATAVSVVRRAGGVDVYRQLQNYLELSETIMPPSQYWMTVFGLSEGEVLQDKEGIQTVRKNARAMAWQLKVIDAGKQAVPAPQAEEKIQTNFIR; this comes from the coding sequence ATCCAAGTTGGAGACAAGTTGCTTCACGGCTGCAGTGGCTGCGGATACTTTAACAAATCTCAGGGCAATCAATGTGTTTTCAAGGACGATGCCGTCAACGAAACTGCGGCGAGAATGCGCGAAGCCGACGGGATTATTCTCGCGTCGCCAACGTATTTTGGCGGCATCGCTGGCACTACAAAAGCATTTCTGGACAGAGTATTTTTTTCAAGCAGGGCCTATTTCAGGTACAAGGTTGCGACGGCGGTTTCTGTGGTCAGGCGGGCCGGAGGAGTGGATGTTTATAGGCAGCTGCAGAATTATCTGGAGCTCTCCGAGACGATAATGCCGCCGTCTCAATATTGGATGACCGTCTTTGGGCTCTCTGAAGGAGAGGTACTGCAGGATAAGGAAGGCATACAGACGGTTCGGAAAAATGCGAGGGCAATGGCGTGGCAACTGAAAGTGATTGATGCAGGCAAACAGGCCGTTCCCGCACCCCAGGCGGAAGAAAAAATACAAACCAATTTTATCAGGTAA
- a CDS encoding DUF2284 domain-containing protein, which translates to MQKEKLNLAEHVFAKPENIVFSNVVRNICEKNTCRMYGTTWACPPAVGTVEQCKARCNEYENVFIFTTMYHLKDMFDVKEWKDDRIMHERVTDKVAKIFQSKYPVALVLSTEGCTVCNTCTYPDKPCRFPERMHPATESYGILVTESAKVCGIKYNNGPETLTYFSMIFY; encoded by the coding sequence TTGCAGAAAGAAAAGCTCAATTTGGCTGAGCACGTATTTGCAAAGCCGGAAAATATCGTTTTTTCCAATGTAGTAAGGAATATCTGTGAAAAAAATACATGCAGAATGTATGGCACCACATGGGCCTGTCCACCGGCCGTCGGAACTGTCGAGCAGTGTAAAGCGCGATGCAATGAGTATGAGAATGTGTTCATATTCACAACAATGTACCATCTGAAAGATATGTTTGATGTTAAAGAATGGAAGGACGACAGAATAATGCACGAGAGGGTTACCGATAAAGTCGCGAAAATCTTCCAATCAAAATATCCTGTGGCTTTGGTACTTTCAACGGAAGGGTGTACGGTATGCAATACATGCACCTATCCGGATAAGCCTTGCAGGTTTCCTGAACGTATGCATCCTGCGACAGAGAGCTACGGAATTCTGGTTACGGAGTCGGCCAAAGTTTGCGGTATTAAATATAATAATGGGCCCGAGACGTTAACTTATTTCAGCATGATATTTTATTGA
- a CDS encoding DUF6951 family protein has translation MAQIKIHAGICGFCTTVDALSDDGRHAQLLIDSECPNFSTLKSELKQVDAYKECFGKIGEGLVYSSFREYCPHGACPVPCGVIKAIEVACGLALPRNVVIEIT, from the coding sequence ATGGCACAAATCAAAATTCATGCTGGTATCTGTGGCTTTTGCACAACAGTAGATGCACTATCTGATGATGGCCGACATGCTCAACTTTTGATCGATTCAGAATGTCCCAACTTCAGTACTCTAAAAAGTGAACTTAAACAAGTTGATGCATATAAAGAATGCTTTGGGAAAATCGGCGAAGGTCTGGTTTATAGTTCATTTCGGGAGTATTGTCCCCATGGTGCTTGCCCTGTTCCCTGTGGAGTTATAAAAGCCATTGAAGTTGCCTGCGGACTTGCTCTGCCCCGGAATGTGGTTATAGAGATTACTTAA
- a CDS encoding MarR family winged helix-turn-helix transcriptional regulator yields the protein MVDVDMYFGPNECQCNKMRRASRAVTHFYDKILEPSGLKATQYALLVKMKSVGSITMVDLSEACRLDHTTLVRNIKLLEDKEFVESISGKHSKAYTITLTTKGLKSLDEARPHWEQAQQAIKNCSQMRKYVCLILFFKSWNLWIREIYMDLVKFR from the coding sequence ATGGTAGATGTAGATATGTATTTTGGACCTAACGAATGCCAATGCAACAAAATGAGACGTGCATCACGAGCAGTAACCCACTTCTATGACAAGATTTTAGAGCCGAGTGGGCTTAAAGCAACTCAATACGCACTATTGGTAAAAATGAAAAGCGTGGGATCAATCACTATGGTAGATTTGTCAGAAGCTTGCCGCTTAGACCACACAACTCTCGTTAGAAATATAAAGTTGCTTGAAGATAAAGAGTTCGTTGAAAGTATTAGCGGAAAGCACTCAAAAGCATATACGATTACATTGACAACAAAAGGTTTGAAATCGTTGGACGAGGCCCGCCCTCACTGGGAACAGGCGCAGCAGGCGATAAAAAACTGCTCTCAGATGAGGAAATACGTATGTTTGATACTATTCTTCAAAAGCTGGAATCTTTGGATTCGTGAAATCTACATGGATTTAGTCAAGTTTCGTTGA
- a CDS encoding alpha-hydroxy acid oxidase has product MNDGEKKLQEKGMSSRYTAAPGNSSRITRDYIDSLLIEMRVIDSIESSSKMGLFGESFATPVMVAALSGLDNIRPNGMVEVAKGAAAGAVMWSGIGNEQELKAIIETGAKTVKIIKPYSDKDLIFEKIFQAEKYGALAVGMDIDFVFGSKKNKGYAQSYPVSPKTQDDIKSYVKATKLPFVLKGVLSEQDAKKALEVGAAAIVVSHHSGSVLDYAVPPLMILPRIAKIIDRRIPIFVDCSISTGTDAFKALALGAKAVSVGRAVMTGLASDGADGVRKVIEGITEELQMIMNVTGTADCDNIDPDIIWR; this is encoded by the coding sequence ATGAATGACGGAGAAAAAAAGCTGCAAGAAAAAGGAATGAGCAGTAGATATACAGCGGCTCCGGGTAATTCTTCCAGGATAACACGTGACTATATCGACTCGTTGCTGATCGAAATGCGAGTAATAGATTCTATAGAATCTTCATCAAAGATGGGGCTTTTTGGAGAATCTTTCGCGACTCCCGTGATGGTAGCCGCTTTGTCGGGACTGGATAATATTCGTCCAAACGGGATGGTTGAGGTTGCAAAAGGAGCGGCGGCTGGCGCAGTGATGTGGTCTGGCATCGGCAATGAACAGGAACTAAAGGCAATAATTGAGACAGGGGCAAAGACCGTCAAAATCATTAAGCCATATTCAGACAAAGACTTGATATTTGAAAAAATATTTCAGGCGGAAAAATACGGTGCTTTGGCTGTTGGGATGGATATAGACTTCGTGTTTGGAAGCAAAAAAAATAAAGGTTATGCCCAATCTTATCCTGTGAGTCCAAAAACACAGGATGATATCAAAAGCTATGTAAAGGCGACTAAATTGCCCTTTGTATTAAAAGGGGTTCTCAGTGAGCAAGACGCTAAAAAAGCATTGGAAGTGGGTGCGGCAGCGATTGTTGTTTCCCATCATAGCGGCTCCGTTTTGGATTATGCGGTGCCTCCCCTTATGATTTTGCCGCGCATTGCAAAGATCATCGACCGGAGAATACCTATTTTTGTTGATTGCAGCATCAGTACCGGAACTGATGCATTTAAAGCCTTGGCGCTTGGTGCAAAGGCTGTTTCAGTCGGAAGGGCGGTTATGACCGGTCTGGCTTCCGATGGTGCCGATGGTGTAAGGAAGGTTATTGAAGGAATAACCGAGGAACTTCAGATGATTATGAATGTTACTGGTACTGCTGATTGTGATAACATCGATCCTGATATAATATGGCGCTAA
- a CDS encoding DUF1638 domain-containing protein has protein sequence MVVHILSCGIFQPEIEKILPEVKLDLLNQNIVINFVPPALHVDNKKLKTGIVNGLESLKNQKTLLLYGSMCHQELSQIARDFRATYPEAHNCIELLFDPERKKEIDSAYNVFYMTSGWLKYWHEIFQQGQGWDPVDARINFGSYEILVLDSGVSNISDEEILEFFDYTQVSIDIEPISLDYFKNVIIEMCQNISKD, from the coding sequence ATGGTTGTGCATATATTATCCTGTGGTATTTTTCAGCCAGAAATTGAAAAAATTCTGCCGGAAGTCAAGCTGGATTTACTTAATCAAAATATAGTCATTAATTTTGTGCCGCCTGCATTGCATGTTGACAATAAAAAATTGAAGACAGGAATTGTTAACGGTCTGGAATCTCTCAAAAATCAAAAAACATTGCTGCTTTATGGAAGCATGTGTCATCAGGAATTATCTCAAATAGCCAGGGATTTCAGAGCCACTTATCCAGAAGCGCATAACTGTATCGAGTTGTTATTCGATCCAGAAAGAAAAAAAGAGATAGATAGCGCGTATAATGTTTTTTATATGACCAGCGGCTGGTTAAAATACTGGCATGAAATATTTCAGCAAGGACAGGGATGGGACCCGGTTGATGCCAGGATAAATTTCGGATCGTATGAGATTCTTGTGCTTGACAGCGGGGTATCCAATATTTCTGACGAAGAAATATTGGAGTTTTTTGATTATACTCAAGTGTCCATTGATATTGAACCGATTTCTTTAGATTATTTTAAGAATGTCATAATTGAAATGTGTCAAAATATCAGCAAAGATTGA
- a CDS encoding pyridoxamine 5'-phosphate oxidase family protein encodes MVINEDVKKVIEGSAFLSLVTVDANGTPHPIIAGKGQVVSDTVVFGIYKMEITQKNLASNKNAWVVGATMDGGPKGYRLTGTAEAKDKQLIFIPTGVDALI; translated from the coding sequence ATGGTTATCAATGAAGATGTAAAGAAAGTTATTGAAGGATCGGCATTTCTCTCGCTTGTTACGGTAGATGCAAACGGAACCCCTCATCCTATTATTGCAGGTAAAGGCCAAGTAGTAAGTGACACAGTGGTCTTCGGTATTTATAAGATGGAGATCACACAAAAGAATCTAGCATCAAATAAAAATGCATGGGTGGTAGGGGCAACCATGGATGGGGGGCCTAAAGGTTATCGACTCACAGGCACGGCGGAGGCAAAAGATAAGCAACTTATTTTCATCCCTACCGGAGTAGATGCGCTAATATAA
- a CDS encoding winged helix-turn-helix transcriptional regulator, with protein MIKVIDQSNRPCKDNCPCMDYCPLGSALRVVGGKWKIPILCALHQDGTTRYNELKRKIRGITNTMLASSLKELEENGLIHREQHMEMPVRVEYTLTDICRDLMPILKQLAHWGVQVHTSESPQAHTTE; from the coding sequence ATGATCAAAGTAATCGATCAAAGTAATCGGCCTTGTAAAGATAATTGCCCATGTATGGACTATTGTCCATTGGGAAGTGCTCTAAGGGTGGTAGGTGGAAAATGGAAGATACCAATTTTATGTGCCCTTCATCAGGATGGTACGACAAGGTACAATGAACTGAAACGTAAGATTAGAGGTATAACAAATACTATGTTAGCGAGTTCATTAAAAGAGTTGGAGGAAAATGGCCTTATACATCGTGAACAACATATGGAGATGCCGGTGCGAGTAGAATATACATTAACCGACATTTGCCGTGACTTAATGCCGATTCTAAAGCAACTTGCACATTGGGGAGTTCAGGTTCATACGTCGGAATCGCCACAGGCACATACTACTGAATAA